Proteins encoded within one genomic window of Bacillus sp. F19:
- a CDS encoding SUKH-4 family immunity protein, translating into MISPENFLKNWNTAKDGELIVFNENDLNINSISGQTRDFLVNAGLPETPPPSLEFTSSNGFLHSLIEKFNMPSDFNDYWYLGTTGSGDPVCLKVNDNIVYLNNGDNYNEIFINSSINQFAESILLFNNMIDKAIEVNGEDAFLENDIPDELITRLKEDLKRIDKKSIDSNSFWRTEIENLQE; encoded by the coding sequence TTGATATCACCTGAAAATTTCTTGAAGAATTGGAACACTGCAAAAGATGGAGAATTAATAGTTTTTAATGAAAATGATTTAAATATTAATTCGATTTCTGGACAAACAAGAGATTTCTTGGTGAATGCTGGTTTACCTGAAACACCCCCACCCTCTCTTGAATTTACTTCATCAAATGGATTTTTGCACAGTCTTATAGAGAAATTTAATATGCCATCCGATTTTAATGATTATTGGTATTTAGGTACTACAGGCTCTGGGGATCCAGTTTGTTTAAAGGTTAATGATAATATCGTTTATTTAAATAACGGTGATAATTATAATGAAATATTTATAAACTCTTCAATTAATCAATTTGCTGAATCAATTTTACTTTTCAATAACATGATTGATAAAGCAATAGAGGTAAATGGAGAAGATGCTTTTCTTGAAAATGATATACCTGATGAATTAATTACAAGGTTAAAAGAAGACTTAAAAAGAATTGACAAGAAATCCATAGATTCAAATTCATTTTGGAGAACGGAAATTGAAAATTTACAGGAGTAG
- a CDS encoding SMI1/KNR4 family protein, with amino-acid sequence MERCVKRNRKIVEKYGSSFRNPVSDTEIIKMKQHIKQKFGNIALPESYIEFLKIVNGLDFNGLVIYGVDKVLTDKEEDEEIQGFIETNELWYENDWKKQYIFFGDSDTAWYCYDLKESMYEELDKPSGTLIQSFDNFDSMLSDALETTLL; translated from the coding sequence ATGGAAAGATGTGTTAAAAGAAATAGAAAAATTGTAGAGAAATATGGAAGTTCATTTAGAAATCCAGTATCAGATACAGAAATTATTAAAATGAAACAACATATTAAGCAGAAATTTGGAAACATTGCATTACCTGAGTCATATATCGAATTTTTAAAAATAGTAAATGGTTTAGACTTTAATGGATTAGTCATCTACGGTGTTGATAAAGTTCTAACTGATAAGGAAGAAGATGAAGAGATTCAGGGATTTATAGAGACAAACGAGCTTTGGTATGAGAATGATTGGAAAAAACAATATATATTTTTTGGAGATTCTGATACAGCTTGGTATTGTTACGACTTAAAAGAGAGTATGTATGAAGAACTTGATAAACCCTCAGGAACTTTAATTCAGTCATTTGATAATTTTGATTCCATGTTGAGTGATGCACTTGAAACAACTCTTTTATAA
- a CDS encoding DUF600 domain-containing protein gives MEKVFEDYFSELQTDMVAICLEYVDDKADDIYIYCSYEPEMYSFDVFYRINNRFVLKHEVNNAVKIITRKPEHVYDTADNRQFGVLDIGNEDLQKIHQKCKEFGREMPTEMKMHYSVTNNKLEVKYRYDLVYSNDDILLPDDIFEKWYKEISGK, from the coding sequence ATGGAAAAAGTGTTTGAAGACTATTTTTCAGAACTACAGACAGATATGGTAGCTATATGTTTAGAATACGTTGATGATAAAGCCGATGATATTTATATATATTGTTCATATGAGCCTGAAATGTATTCTTTTGATGTTTTTTATAGAATAAACAATAGATTTGTCTTAAAACATGAGGTTAATAATGCCGTTAAAATAATTACTAGAAAGCCAGAACATGTTTATGATACTGCTGACAATAGACAATTTGGAGTTCTTGATATTGGAAATGAAGACTTACAGAAGATACATCAAAAATGTAAGGAATTTGGTCGAGAGATGCCAACTGAAATGAAGATGCACTATAGTGTAACAAATAACAAGTTAGAAGTTAAATATCGATATGATTTAGTTTATTCTAATGATGATATTCTTTTACCAGATGATATATTTGAAAAATGGTATAAAGAAATTAGTGGGAAGTAA
- a CDS encoding cytoplasmic protein, whose protein sequence is MYYGENSHLVEEVIKVASTLKLAFSEKIPIRNFTITHDYEEAQELAWSQDSEIVDTVWESVKAFESGEILGILYEENVTHIEKSLRELFHSSKGYPDNFVLDYIDIFEEISEDLLQCALNRLIYGEIDNFFERVFQVYKQGGWPCGWDGKYPDGRMFIYIPKEKECS, encoded by the coding sequence ATGTACTATGGTGAAAATAGCCATTTAGTAGAAGAAGTAATAAAAGTAGCCTCTACTCTCAAATTAGCTTTCAGTGAAAAAATTCCAATACGAAATTTCACTATTACTCATGATTACGAGGAAGCCCAAGAATTGGCTTGGTCACAGGATTCTGAAATTGTAGACACCGTATGGGAGAGTGTAAAAGCATTTGAAAGTGGTGAAATCCTTGGGATACTGTACGAAGAGAATGTAACCCACATTGAAAAGTCATTGCGAGAATTGTTTCATTCTTCAAAAGGTTACCCAGATAATTTTGTTTTAGATTATATAGATATTTTTGAGGAGATTTCTGAAGATTTGCTTCAGTGTGCATTGAATCGGCTTATTTATGGGGAAATTGACAATTTTTTTGAAAGAGTCTTTCAGGTTTATAAGCAGGGAGGCTGGCCGTGCGGCTGGGATGGAAAGTATCCAGATGGACGAATGTTCATCTATATACCAAAAGAAAAAGAGTGCTCCTAA
- a CDS encoding NUDIX hydrolase translates to MSNDEALKKYDIKKYRTPDGYTSDICVFTIVSESDGEYKPPLMDLKLMLIQRAALDAEGNPNIEASKWALPGGFVQDDESAFEAAKRELEEETSVSGVHMKHFGVYDKPGRDPRGWIISNAHYAIVPEHSLSLRKAQDDAAEVDLFSINDVLNLDLAFDHREIIEDAIKMITNDLLQTTVAKNFLPEFFTYSELQAVLKTVTDEPAIASDQSFSRKIKTLPFIKEAEGKTSRTSKKPTQLYTFVEMDVVKPIYTARY, encoded by the coding sequence ATGTCAAACGATGAAGCTCTTAAGAAATACGATATAAAAAAATATCGGACTCCTGATGGGTACACGTCAGATATTTGTGTATTTACGATTGTGTCTGAAAGTGATGGAGAGTATAAGCCGCCATTGATGGATTTGAAGCTTATGCTGATCCAGCGTGCAGCGCTTGATGCAGAGGGGAATCCAAACATTGAGGCAAGCAAGTGGGCGCTTCCGGGCGGATTTGTTCAAGATGATGAATCAGCGTTTGAAGCGGCAAAGCGGGAATTAGAAGAGGAAACGAGTGTTTCCGGGGTTCATATGAAGCACTTTGGTGTGTATGATAAGCCGGGACGCGATCCGCGCGGCTGGATTATCTCGAACGCGCATTATGCGATTGTTCCAGAGCATTCGCTGTCCCTGAGAAAAGCTCAAGATGATGCTGCAGAGGTAGACCTTTTTTCAATCAACGATGTTCTGAATCTGGATCTCGCTTTTGATCACAGAGAAATCATTGAAGATGCCATTAAAATGATTACGAATGATCTTTTGCAGACGACAGTAGCTAAGAATTTTCTTCCTGAATTCTTTACTTATTCGGAGCTGCAGGCAGTGCTGAAGACGGTGACGGATGAACCTGCCATTGCAAGTGACCAGTCTTTTTCAAGGAAAATTAAGACACTGCCATTTATCAAGGAGGCAGAAGGAAAGACATCGCGCACGTCAAAAAAACCGACGCAGCTTTATACGTTTGTTGAGATGGATGTTGTCAAACCGATCTATACGGCACGTTATTAG
- a CDS encoding cysteine hydrolase codes for MKRALINIDYTVDFVADDGALTCGKPGQAIEDDIVKLTKAFIDAGDYVVFAIDRHDENDKFHPESALFPPHNIEGTDGRRLFGKLEDVYEQNKEKNHVQWMDKTRYSAFAGTDLELKLRARGITEIHLVGVCTDICVLHTAVDGFNKGFKMAVHEKAVASFNPEGHTWALSHFKNSLNARVE; via the coding sequence ATGAAAAGAGCGTTAATTAACATAGACTATACAGTGGATTTTGTAGCAGATGACGGGGCACTTACTTGCGGGAAGCCGGGGCAGGCAATTGAGGATGATATTGTAAAGCTGACTAAGGCTTTTATTGATGCAGGAGATTATGTGGTTTTTGCGATTGATAGGCATGATGAGAACGATAAGTTTCATCCTGAAAGTGCTTTGTTCCCGCCTCATAACATTGAAGGTACAGATGGGCGCAGACTTTTTGGGAAGCTTGAAGACGTTTATGAGCAGAATAAAGAGAAAAATCATGTACAATGGATGGATAAAACAAGATACAGTGCGTTTGCGGGGACAGATCTGGAATTGAAGCTCCGCGCACGGGGCATTACAGAAATTCATCTGGTTGGGGTTTGTACGGATATTTGTGTACTGCATACGGCAGTTGACGGTTTTAATAAAGGCTTCAAAATGGCTGTTCATGAAAAAGCAGTGGCAAGCTTCAATCCTGAGGGTCACACATGGGCGCTATCTCATTTTAAAAACAGCTTAAATGCACGGGTTGAATAG
- a CDS encoding nicotinate phosphoribosyltransferase: MKYTDDSLMLHTDLYQINMAETYWEDNMHNRKAVFEVFFRKLPFSNGYGVFAGLERIVEYLQSFSFTESDIEYLRDELGYKEDYLEYLKEVRFTGTVRSMVEGELVFANEPILRIEAPLAEAQMIETALLNIVNYQTLIATKASRIKHVVGEQSAMEFGTRRAHEMDAAVWGTRAAYIGGFDATSNVRAGKMFGIPVAGTHAHALVQAYRDEYTAFHKYARRHKDCVFLVDTYDTLKSGVPIAIKVAKELGDKINFKGIRLDSGDLAYLSKKARKMLDEAGFTETQIIASNDLDENTIINLKSQGAQIDSWGIGTKLITAYDQAALGAVYKLVSIENENGEMKDTIKISGNPEKVTTPGIKRVYRIINSLNKKSEGDYIALEDENPQAEERLKMFHPVHTFVSKFVTNFEAKELHRDIFVDGKLVYKLPELQEIQDYAAQNMDVLWDEYKRTMHPEEYPVDFSERCWENKMRNIEEVQSKVKNMIEQGKK; this comes from the coding sequence ATGAAATACACAGACGACAGTTTAATGCTTCACACGGATCTTTACCAAATTAACATGGCAGAAACGTACTGGGAAGACAACATGCACAACCGGAAAGCAGTATTTGAAGTCTTTTTCAGAAAGCTGCCGTTCAGCAATGGATATGGGGTTTTTGCCGGTCTTGAACGCATTGTCGAGTATTTGCAGAGTTTTTCATTTACAGAAAGTGACATTGAGTACTTAAGAGATGAATTGGGATACAAAGAAGATTATCTGGAGTATTTAAAAGAGGTTCGTTTTACTGGAACCGTCCGTTCAATGGTTGAAGGAGAGCTGGTTTTTGCCAATGAACCGATACTGCGGATTGAAGCGCCGCTTGCAGAGGCGCAGATGATTGAAACGGCTTTGCTTAACATTGTGAACTATCAAACATTGATTGCGACAAAAGCTTCACGCATCAAGCACGTTGTAGGCGAGCAAAGTGCGATGGAATTCGGAACACGCAGAGCGCATGAAATGGATGCGGCAGTGTGGGGCACCAGAGCTGCTTACATTGGCGGTTTTGATGCGACTTCTAATGTGCGCGCAGGTAAAATGTTCGGCATTCCTGTTGCGGGCACACACGCTCATGCATTGGTTCAGGCTTATCGTGATGAATACACTGCGTTCCATAAATACGCGCGCCGTCATAAAGACTGTGTTTTCCTGGTCGATACGTATGATACGCTAAAATCAGGGGTTCCTATTGCGATTAAAGTGGCCAAAGAGCTTGGCGATAAAATTAACTTCAAAGGGATTCGCCTCGATAGCGGAGATCTTGCATATTTATCGAAGAAAGCAAGAAAAATGCTGGATGAAGCAGGATTTACAGAGACGCAGATTATTGCTTCGAACGATCTGGATGAAAATACGATCATTAACCTGAAATCACAGGGTGCACAAATCGATTCATGGGGTATCGGCACGAAGCTGATTACCGCTTATGATCAGGCCGCTCTTGGTGCTGTATATAAATTAGTATCCATTGAAAATGAAAACGGGGAAATGAAGGATACGATTAAAATCAGCGGAAATCCTGAAAAAGTGACAACGCCGGGGATTAAAAGGGTGTACCGGATCATCAATTCCCTCAATAAAAAATCAGAGGGCGATTATATTGCGCTTGAGGATGAAAATCCACAAGCCGAGGAGCGCTTAAAAATGTTCCATCCTGTTCATACGTTCGTCAGCAAATTTGTGACGAATTTTGAAGCGAAGGAACTGCACCGTGATATTTTTGTAGATGGAAAATTGGTTTATAAACTTCCTGAGCTCCAGGAGATTCAAGACTATGCCGCTCAAAATATGGATGTTCTATGGGATGAGTATAAACGGACCATGCATCCTGAGGAGTATCCGGTCGATTTTAGCGAGCGCTGCTGGGAGAACAAGATGCGAAATATCGAAGAAGTTCAATCTAAGGTTAAGAATATGATTGAACAGGGAAAGAAGTAA
- the nadD gene encoding nicotinate (nicotinamide) nucleotide adenylyltransferase yields MGKIGIYGSSFDPITNVHLWTASTVAHRCRLDKIIFLPCSNKRKDKVMKTSDLHRWNMLELALQGNDKFLADDYEIKQEAWNVYTYYTLEHFKKKYPNNEIYFIMGADLLVDIADGKWKYDQELISSNKFIVMAREGIDMLRTISRSPILRNHDDGSTFHLIDKGLAMEISSTYIRGEFSKGGEPRYLLPDACYDYIKKHSLYQ; encoded by the coding sequence GTGGGGAAGATAGGGATTTACGGTTCGTCGTTTGATCCGATCACAAATGTACATTTATGGACGGCAAGCACCGTTGCACATCGATGCAGACTTGATAAAATTATTTTTCTGCCATGTTCAAACAAACGGAAAGATAAAGTGATGAAAACATCTGATCTGCACCGCTGGAATATGCTTGAGCTTGCACTTCAGGGGAATGACAAGTTTTTGGCTGATGATTATGAAATTAAGCAGGAAGCCTGGAATGTATATACGTATTACACGTTGGAGCACTTTAAAAAGAAATACCCGAATAATGAAATATACTTTATTATGGGTGCCGATCTGCTTGTTGATATTGCAGACGGCAAGTGGAAATATGATCAGGAACTGATTTCAAGCAATAAATTTATTGTGATGGCAAGAGAGGGCATTGATATGCTCCGTACGATTTCCCGTTCCCCGATTTTGCGGAATCATGATGACGGCTCAACTTTTCATTTGATTGATAAGGGGCTTGCGATGGAGATCAGCTCTACATACATCCGAGGTGAGTTTTCAAAAGGCGGGGAACCGCGCTACCTGCTGCCTGATGCTTGTTATGATTACATTAAAAAACATTCTTTATATCAGTAG
- the nadE gene encoding ammonia-dependent NAD(+) synthetase, with translation MSLQEKIMSDLNVKPEIDPKAEIRERIDFLKDYLKKTGAKGFVLGISGGQDSTLAGRLAQLAVEELRSEGKSDAKFIAVRLPHGVQHDENDAQLALKFIKPEQLITFDIKPTVDAFEKQYADAVQDELSDFNKGNVKARTRMITQYAIGGQAGLLVIGTDHAAEAVTGFFTKYGDGGADLLPLAGLTKRQGRSLLKELGAEERLYLKVPTADLLDDKPQQADETELGITYDELDDYLEGKSVSEEVASKVEKRYLMTEHKRQLPASKFDGWWK, from the coding sequence ATGAGCTTGCAAGAGAAGATCATGAGTGATTTAAATGTTAAACCCGAAATTGATCCGAAGGCTGAAATAAGAGAACGCATTGATTTTTTGAAAGACTATCTGAAAAAAACGGGTGCGAAAGGATTTGTTCTTGGAATAAGCGGCGGGCAGGATTCTACTTTGGCAGGGCGTCTTGCCCAGCTGGCTGTTGAAGAGCTAAGAAGTGAAGGCAAAAGCGATGCGAAGTTCATTGCCGTCCGCCTTCCGCACGGCGTTCAGCACGATGAAAATGATGCACAGCTTGCTCTCAAATTTATTAAGCCTGAACAATTGATCACGTTTGATATTAAGCCGACTGTTGATGCCTTTGAAAAGCAATATGCAGATGCCGTTCAGGATGAGCTGAGCGATTTTAATAAAGGAAATGTGAAAGCAAGAACACGCATGATTACTCAATATGCGATCGGAGGTCAGGCTGGATTGCTTGTCATCGGTACAGATCACGCTGCAGAAGCGGTCACAGGGTTCTTTACGAAGTATGGTGACGGCGGAGCAGATCTTCTTCCGTTAGCCGGTCTTACTAAGCGCCAGGGCAGAAGCTTGCTTAAAGAGCTTGGAGCAGAAGAAAGATTATACTTGAAGGTTCCAACGGCTGACCTGCTTGACGATAAGCCGCAGCAGGCTGATGAGACGGAGCTCGGCATTACCTATGATGAGCTTGATGACTACTTAGAAGGGAAATCCGTTTCAGAGGAAGTCGCCTCTAAGGTGGAAAAGCGCTACTTAATGACTGAGCATAAACGCCAATTGCCTGCAAGCAAATTTGATGGCTGGTGGAAATAA
- a CDS encoding glutamine--tRNA ligase/YqeY domain fusion protein: MENNSSNFIKSIIKEDLESGKHSTVITRFPPEPNGYLHIGHAKSILINFELADDFGGRTNLRFDDTNPLKEDQEYVDSIKEDVKWLGYEWDELHFASNYFEEMYNRAVLLIKKGKAYVDDLTADEIREYRGTLTQPGKESPYRNRPSEENLELFDKMRKGEFETGSKVLRAKIDMTSPNLNLRDPVIYRVSHATHHNTGDTWCIYPMYDFAHPIEDAIEGVTHSICTTEFEDHRPLYNWVVEECEMESKPQQIEFGRLNITNTVMSKRKLKQLVDEGFVDGWDDPRMPTVSGLRRKGYTSDAIRNFVRETGVSKGYGAVDEAMLEHFAREDLKLKAPRTMGVLKPLKVVITNYPEGESEMLDAEINPEVPEMGSRQIPFGREIYIEQDDFMEDPPKKYFRLFPGNEVRLKHAYFIKCEDVIKDENGNVVELHCTYDPETKSGSGFTGRKVKGTIHWVDAENAVPAEFRLYQPLILDADLEAEKSEEEADEKTFLDYVNDQSLEVVQGFVEPNMKDVLGQDKFQFFRHGYFNVDPKNTTPEKAVYNRIVSLKSSFKL; the protein is encoded by the coding sequence GCCGATGACTTTGGCGGCAGAACCAATTTGCGATTTGATGACACGAACCCTTTAAAAGAGGATCAGGAGTACGTAGATTCCATTAAAGAAGATGTGAAATGGCTTGGCTATGAGTGGGACGAGCTTCACTTTGCATCAAATTACTTTGAGGAAATGTACAACCGCGCTGTTCTTTTAATCAAAAAAGGCAAAGCATATGTAGATGACCTGACAGCCGATGAAATCCGCGAATACCGCGGCACATTGACTCAGCCTGGAAAAGAAAGCCCGTACCGCAATCGCCCTTCTGAAGAAAATCTTGAGCTGTTCGATAAAATGCGCAAAGGCGAATTTGAAACAGGCAGCAAGGTTTTGCGTGCTAAAATTGATATGACGTCACCAAACCTGAATCTTCGTGATCCTGTTATTTACCGTGTATCACATGCGACTCACCATAATACAGGAGATACTTGGTGCATTTATCCGATGTATGATTTCGCACACCCGATTGAAGATGCGATTGAAGGCGTGACACATTCCATTTGTACAACAGAATTTGAGGATCATCGTCCCCTTTACAATTGGGTTGTCGAGGAATGTGAAATGGAAAGCAAGCCTCAGCAAATTGAATTTGGCCGCTTAAATATCACGAACACAGTCATGAGTAAACGCAAGCTGAAGCAGCTTGTTGATGAAGGCTTTGTAGACGGCTGGGATGACCCGCGCATGCCAACGGTTTCAGGACTCAGAAGAAAAGGATACACATCTGATGCCATCCGTAATTTTGTACGGGAAACAGGCGTTTCTAAAGGATATGGTGCTGTTGACGAAGCCATGCTCGAGCACTTCGCAAGAGAAGATCTTAAGCTGAAAGCGCCTCGGACAATGGGTGTTCTTAAGCCGCTTAAAGTGGTGATAACAAACTACCCTGAAGGCGAGTCTGAAATGCTTGATGCAGAGATTAATCCAGAGGTTCCTGAAATGGGCTCACGACAAATTCCGTTCGGAAGAGAAATCTACATCGAACAGGACGATTTCATGGAAGATCCTCCGAAAAAGTATTTCCGCCTTTTCCCTGGCAACGAGGTTCGTCTGAAGCATGCCTACTTCATCAAATGTGAAGATGTCATCAAAGATGAAAATGGAAATGTCGTTGAACTGCATTGCACATACGACCCTGAAACTAAGAGCGGATCAGGCTTTACAGGCCGTAAAGTAAAAGGCACAATCCATTGGGTGGATGCTGAGAATGCCGTGCCTGCAGAGTTCCGTTTGTATCAGCCGTTAATTCTTGACGCAGACCTGGAAGCGGAAAAAAGCGAAGAGGAAGCAGATGAAAAAACATTCCTCGATTACGTGAACGATCAATCGCTGGAAGTCGTTCAAGGCTTTGTAGAACCAAACATGAAGGATGTATTGGGTCAGGACAAATTCCAATTCTTCAGACACGGGTATTTCAACGTGGATCCGAAGAATACAACACCAGAAAAAGCTGTTTACAATCGGATTGTCTCTTTAAAAAGCTCGTTTAAATTATAA